In Companilactobacillus allii, one genomic interval encodes:
- a CDS encoding alpha/beta hydrolase translates to MLSEQAKQAIEIAKTIKQQQTDSLKADQVAFLRTDADNHNGVPIPNNMKLEEYHDEVKGEYYQLDNSKDDTVLLFIHGGMYATGSVKSRRNLCFGLLNRLNYDGFSVDYRQWPEAKHPAAQEDVVAAYKFLKEKYQHVVVFGESAGATLALTLTLQLKAAGEDLPDRIAVFSPVITQINTVASEFLMQERDPMLLGAGDPVPYFDNPYAKNPLVSPIYGDFTDFPPLMINCGSEEVKYDDSKILNYLCQKAGVDVTWNVWQDLFHVFVLFDMPETNQALNKIANFLK, encoded by the coding sequence ATGTTAAGTGAACAGGCAAAACAAGCAATTGAAATTGCTAAAACTATTAAGCAACAACAAACTGACAGTCTGAAAGCTGATCAGGTGGCATTCTTGAGAACTGATGCCGATAATCATAATGGTGTACCAATTCCCAATAATATGAAATTAGAAGAATATCATGATGAAGTTAAAGGTGAATATTATCAATTAGATAATAGTAAGGATGACACAGTATTGTTATTCATTCATGGTGGTATGTATGCGACAGGTTCAGTTAAATCAAGAAGAAATCTTTGTTTTGGACTGTTAAATAGATTAAATTATGACGGTTTCTCAGTCGACTATCGACAATGGCCTGAGGCTAAGCATCCCGCTGCTCAAGAGGATGTAGTTGCAGCGTATAAATTCTTGAAAGAAAAGTATCAACATGTTGTCGTATTCGGTGAGTCCGCTGGGGCTACGTTGGCGTTAACTCTAACGCTGCAATTAAAAGCCGCTGGTGAAGATTTGCCTGATAGAATTGCGGTCTTTTCACCAGTTATTACGCAGATTAATACAGTAGCCTCAGAGTTTTTGATGCAAGAACGTGACCCAATGCTTTTAGGAGCTGGCGATCCAGTTCCATATTTTGACAATCCTTATGCTAAAAATCCACTAGTTTCACCAATTTATGGAGACTTTACTGACTTTCCACCATTAATGATCAATTGTGGTAGTGAAGAAGTTAAATATGATGATTCAAAAATATTGAATTATCTCTGCCAAAAAGCTGGTGTGGATGTTACTTGGAATGTTTGGCAAGATTTATTCCACGTATTTGTTTTATTCGATATGCCTGAGACAAATCAAGCTTTGAATAAGATTGCTAACTTTCTCAAATAA